Proteins from a genomic interval of Trifolium pratense cultivar HEN17-A07 linkage group LG6, ARS_RC_1.1, whole genome shotgun sequence:
- the LOC123893082 gene encoding uncharacterized protein LOC123893082, whose product MANHIDMISTINDVPRNWRLIVRVVRLWGVPEFNTPNQFRSLELVLMDSEGTTIHCSVKKTLIYLFQKQLSEGVVYTLTTFDVVRSTANTVLQVMFISWMQLIILNSQDLIALFFQR is encoded by the exons ATGGCAAACCACATTGATATGATTTCAACTATCAATGATGTTCCCCGTAATTGGAGGTTAATAGTAAGGGTTGTTCGGTTGTGGGGAGTTCCCGAGTTCAACACACCAAACCAATTTAGATCACTAGAACTGGTTTTGATGGATTCTGAG GGAACTACGATTCATTGCAGTGTGAAGAAAACACTAATTTACCTGTTTCAGAAACAGCTATCTGAAGGTGTCGTGTACACCCTTACCACGTTTGATGTGGTCAGAAGCACTGCGAATACCGTCCTACAAGTCATGTTTATAAGTTGGATGCAACTTATAATACTAAATTCACAAGATCTGATAGCATTGTTTTTCCAGAGATAG
- the LOC123891321 gene encoding CBL-interacting serine/threonine-protein kinase 14-like has product MAENTQIQTQNESKRVVLFGKYEIGRLLGVGASAKVYHATNVENGKSVAVKVISKKKLINGEFAANIEREISILRRLHHPNIIDLFEVLASKSKIYFIVEFAAAGELFEEVAGKEKLTEGHARRYFRQLISAVKHCHSRGVFHRDLKLDNLLLDENDNLKVTDFGLSAVKNQIRPDGLLHTVCGTPSYVAPEILAKKGYDGAKADVWSCGVVLFALTTGYLPFNDYNITVLYRKIYRGQFRLPKEISCDLKNLLSRLLDTNPKTRITVDEILEDPWFSSGGFKLDRVLVKSELEEENRTGFKPMNAFDLISFSTGLDMSSMFEENDKSVLIERVVSAEVPTRILERVVEVVKGTKVVVKRMENCGGAKLEGQEGNLIALVVVYRLTDELVVVEMKKRGKGEEYGAQLWKNKLKPLLVELTKKQKVPVSR; this is encoded by the coding sequence ATGGCAGAAAACACGCAAATTCAAACACAAAACGAGTCAAAACGCGTCGTTTTGTTCGGTAAATACGAAATTGGAAGATTATTGGGCGTTGGTGCATCCGCGAAGGTGTATCACGCGACAAACGTTGAAAACGGGAAGAGCGTGGCGGTGAAAGTCATAAGCAAGAAAAAACTCATCAATGGAGAATTCGCCGCCAACATTGAACGCGAGATCTCAATTCTCCGCCGTCTCCACCACCCTAACATCATTGACCTGTTTGAAGTTCTCGCATCGAAGTCCAAAATTTACTTCATCGTTGAATTCGCCGCCGCCGGCGAACTCTTCGAAGAAGTAGCAGGCAAAGAAAAGCTTACTGAAGGCCACGCTAGAAGATACTTCCGGCAACTCATCTCCGCCGTGAAACACTGTCACTCTCGCGGCGTTTTCCACCGCGATCTTAAACTCGATAATCTTTTACTCGACGAGAATGATAATCTCAAAGTAACGGATTTCGGTTTAAGCGCCGTTAAAAACCAGATCCGACCCGACGGTTTACTTCACACCGTTTGTGGTACACCGTCCTACGTGGCACCGGAGATACTCGCGAAGAAAGGCTACGATGGTGCGAAAGCTGATGTATGGTCATGCGGCGTCGTTTTGTTTGCTCTTACCACAGGGTATTTACCGTTTAATGATTATAATATTACCGTGCTTTATAGAAAAATTTACCGCGGTCAATTTCGTTTACCGAAAGAGATATCTTGTGATCTGAAGAATCTCTTATCACGTTTGTTGGATACGAATCCCAAGACAAGGATAACCGTTGATGAGATTCTTGAAGACCCGTGGTTCAGCTCGGGTGGATTTAAGTTGGACCGGGTTTTAGTTAAGTCTGAGCTGGAGGAGGAGAATCGAACCGGATTTAAACCAATGAATGCATTTGACTTGATATCTTTTTCAACTGGGTTGGATATGTCGAGTATGTTCGAGGAAAATGACAAATCAGTTTTAATTGAACGGGTTGTTTCGGCCGAGGTGCCGACAAGGATTTTGGAGAGGGTGGTTGAGGTGGTGAAGGGGACAAAAGTGGTGGTGAAAAGAATGGAGAATTGTGGTGGAGCAAAGTTGGAAGGGCAAGAAGGTAATTTGATTGCTCTTGTTGTGGTTTACCGGTTAACGGATGAGTTAGTTGTAGTTGAAATGAAGAAGCGTGGAAAAGGGGAGGAATATGGCGCGCAATTgtggaaaaataaattgaaacctTTGCTTGTTGAGTTGACTAAGAAACAGAAAGTGCCGGTTTCTCGGTGA